Proteins from one Desmodus rotundus isolate HL8 chromosome 9, HLdesRot8A.1, whole genome shotgun sequence genomic window:
- the RPL36 gene encoding large ribosomal subunit protein eL36, which produces MALRYPMAVGLNKGHKVTKNVSKPRHSRRRGRLTKHTKFVRDMIREVCGFAPYERRAMELLKVSKDKRALKFIKKRVGTHIRAKRKREELSNVLAAMRKAAAKKD; this is translated from the exons ATGGCTCTCCGCTACCCCATGGCCGTGGGCCTCAACAAAGGCCACAAAGTGACAAAGAACGTGAGCAAGCCGAGGCACAGCCGCCGCCGTGGG cgcCTAACCAAGCACACCAAGTTCGTGCGGGACATGATCCGAGAGGTGTGTGGCTTTGCCCCCTACGAGCGGCGTGCCATGGAGCTGCTCAAGGTCTCTAAGGACAAAAGGGCCCTGAAGTTCATCAAGAAAAGG GTGGGGACACACATCCGtgccaagaggaagagagaggagctgaGCAACGTCCTCGCAGCCATGAGGAAGGCGGCAGCCAAGAAGGACTGA